A window of Dromiciops gliroides isolate mDroGli1 chromosome X, mDroGli1.pri, whole genome shotgun sequence contains these coding sequences:
- the LOC122733588 gene encoding laforin-like, protein MQLHFGVVPPAVAQGRPQVLVMCSLPELGLWAPQRAVLMERAGVRVEPESVCGLQEPGLCLAEVEVVEEPREEVQEQQPLQPPQPPQPQQQQQAEGAGPDILETFPNQEPGGEFSWEGNGPHHDLYSTYTESNVVDGVCCLPVAQGIEATGQRDDFRFNTAGHQGLHYSQILPNLWLGSCPRQLEHITIKMKHELRVTAVMNFQTEWDIMQNSSGCNRYPEPMSPDTMIRLYEEEGIQYLWLPTPELSTEGTVQMLPQAVCLLHGLLQEGHIVYIHCNDGLGRSSAAVCGWLKYVMGWNLRKVQHFLMVKRPAAYIDEEALSRAEEDFYQKFGKVCPALSNPNV, encoded by the coding sequence ATGCAGCTCCATTTCGGGGTGGTGCCTCCCGCCGTGGCCCAGGGCCGTCCGCAGGTACTGGTGATGTGCTCTCTGCCCGAGCTGGGGCTTTGGGCGCCTCAGAGGGCGGTGCTCATGGAGCGGGCGGGCGTCCGGGTCGAGCCCGAGTCGGTATGCGGGCTGCAGGAGCCAGGCCTGTGTCTCGCGGAGGTGGAGGTGGTCGAGGAGCCCCGGGAGGAAGTCCAGGAGCAGCAGCCGCTGCAGCCGCCGCAGCCGCCGCAGCCGCAGCAGCAACAGCAAGCCGAGGGGGCGGGGCCCGACATCCTTGAGACATTCCCAAATCAGGAGCCAGGAGGAGAGTTCTCCTGGGAAGGTAATGGTCCTCATCATGATCTCTACAGTACTTATACTGAAAGCAATGTGGTAGATGGTGTGTGCTGCCTCCCAGTTGCACAGGGGATTGAGGCCACTGGGCAGAGGGATGATTTCCGTTTTAACACTGCAGGCCATCAAGGCCTGCATTATTCACAAATCCTCCCAAACCTCTGGTTAGGAAGCTGCCCTCGCCAGTTGGAGCATATAACTATCAAAATGAAGCATGAATTAAGGGTGACAGCAGTAATGAATTTTCAGACCGAATGGGATATTATGCAGAATTCATCAGGCTGCAATCGCTACCCAGAGCCCATGAGCCCAGACACCATGATCAGGCTCTATGAAGAAGAAGGAATTCAGTACCTATGGTTGCCTACACCAGAGCTGAGTACTGAAGGTACAGTGCAGATGTTGCCTCAGGCCGTCTGTCTCCTCCATGGCCTACTTCAGGAAGGTCACATCGTCTACATACACTGCAATGATGGTCTTGGAAGATCCTCGGCTGCCGTGTGTGGCTGGCTGAAATATGTAATGGGCTGGAATCTGAGGAAGGTGCAGCACTTCCTCATGGTCAAAAGGCCTGCTGCGTATATCGATGAAGAGGCGCTGTCACGTGCAGAAGAAGATTTCTATCAGAAATTTGGGAAGGTTTGTCCGGCTTTAAGTAATCCTAATGTGTAA